In a genomic window of Cytobacillus sp. FSL H8-0458:
- a CDS encoding hemerythrin domain-containing protein, protein MEGCMSSMIGNGSINLSKGLKQLKEEHPPLLAMLEELLHITIKMEESPDRALFKKLTEHVQNFCIKLDPHSEREEGVLFRMMEQYLGKGTGPIAVMEYEHDEAKSCIKAFLRAAEGKEHLTEKEMAEHSGLIKKAYYTLTKHFSKEENVLFPMAENLLTEDEKEELYIKIQQI, encoded by the coding sequence ATGGAAGGCTGTATGAGCTCCATGATAGGAAATGGTTCAATCAATCTTAGCAAAGGGCTGAAACAGCTGAAAGAGGAGCATCCTCCTCTTTTGGCAATGCTTGAAGAACTTCTTCATATCACTATTAAAATGGAAGAATCTCCAGACAGAGCTCTTTTTAAAAAGTTAACTGAACATGTACAGAATTTCTGCATTAAGCTTGATCCGCATTCAGAAAGGGAGGAAGGTGTCCTTTTCCGCATGATGGAACAATACCTTGGTAAAGGAACAGGCCCTATCGCTGTTATGGAGTATGAGCATGATGAAGCTAAAAGCTGTATTAAAGCCTTCTTAAGAGCAGCGGAAGGAAAAGAGCATTTGACTGAAAAAGAAATGGCCGAACACTCAGGGCTAATTAAAAAGGCATACTACACTCTGACCAAGCACTTTTCTAAAGAAGAAAACGTCCTTTTCCCTATGGCAGAAAATCTTCTTACTGAAGACGAGAAAGAAGAGCTATATATTAAAATTCAGCAAATTTAA
- a CDS encoding ferredoxin family protein, producing MSTKTIEEKQYLVRFKADTKSHLTVLDHDICMTKCPDKICTIFCPAEVYKWEGLRMQVGYEGCHECGSCRIGCPYQNIKWEYPKGGHGIVFRLA from the coding sequence ATGTCAACGAAAACGATCGAAGAAAAGCAATATTTAGTTCGTTTTAAGGCAGATACGAAATCACATCTTACCGTATTGGATCATGATATCTGTATGACAAAGTGCCCCGATAAAATATGCACCATTTTCTGCCCGGCTGAGGTCTATAAATGGGAAGGATTAAGAATGCAGGTCGGTTACGAAGGGTGTCATGAGTGCGGCAGCTGCAGAATAGGATGCCCGTATCAGAATATTAAATGGGAATATCCTAAAGGCGGTCATGGAATAGTATTCAGGCTTGCATAA